In Crassostrea angulata isolate pt1a10 chromosome 6, ASM2561291v2, whole genome shotgun sequence, a genomic segment contains:
- the LOC128188223 gene encoding calmodulin-beta-like translates to MSGSQSEEVSILQRYSEGQIRELREAFRLFDKDGDGSITTDELGTVMRNLGQFPSSDELNLMLKEIDIDGDGTFSFEEFVQVMANMGGISEQSAEDEEEELRQAFRVFDKGGCGYITASDLRAVLQCMGEDLTEEEIDEMIAEVDIDGDGRIDFEEFIACMCEDKTDVKRQDPFDD, encoded by the exons ATGTCTGGATCGcag AGCGAAGAAGTCAGCATTTTGCAAAGATATTCAGAGGGACAGATTAGAG AGCTTCGGGAGGCTTTCCGACTTTTCGATAAAGACGGAGATGGGTCTATCACCACAGACGAGTTGGGAACAGTTATGAGAAACCTCGGACAGTTTCCATCTTCTGATGAACTGAATCTCATGCTAAAAGAAATTGACATTGATG GTGATGGCACGTTCAGTTTTGAGGAGTTTGTGCAGGTGATGGCCAACATGGGAGGAATCTCAGAACAGTCAGCTGAGGATGAGGAAGAAGAATTGAGACAAGCATTCAGG gtatttgACAAGGGTGGGTGCGGTTATATTACAGCGTCTGATTTGAGAGCGGTGTTACAGTGCATGGGAGAAGACCTTACAGAGGAAGAGA TTGATGAAATGATTGCTGAAGTGGATATTGATGGGGACGGAAGAATAGACTTTGAAG AGTTTATCGCTTGTATGTGCGAGGATAAGACAGACGTAAAGAGACAGGATCCGTTCGATGACTAA